A region of the Chelatococcus sp. YT9 genome:
CAGGCTGCAATCATCGCCGATGAAAGCCGCGCCGGTACGGCCGGTGGCTTTCGACTTTGATGGCGTGGTCGCCCGGTTTGGGGCGCTTCATGCCATGGGGCCGACCACTCTGTCCGTGCGGCAAGGCGAGTTTCTGGCGGTGGTCGGGCCGAGCGGTTGCGGCAAGTCCACTCTGTTGAACATGGTGGCGGGCACGCTTAGTCCGGCCGAAGGCGTCGTGCGCTACAAGGGTGAAGAGGTAACCGCGATCAATCACGATGTCGGTTACATCACCCAGAAGAATTTCTGCCTGCCGTGGCGCACGGTGGAGGCAAATGTCCGGCTGCCGCTCGAATTCCGCAGGATTCCAAAGGACGAGACCGAGCGGCGCGTGCGCGTTGCCATCGACAAGGTAGGGCTCGGCGGCTTCGAGAAAGCCTACCCGAGGCAATTGTCAGGCGGCATGTTGCAGCGTGTGATGATCGCGCGAACGCTTGCCTATGAGCCAGATATCTACCTTATGGACGAGCCGTTCGGCAGCCTTGATGCGCAGCTACGGACGCGCATGCATGGCGAGCTCCTCAAGCTGTGGCAGGACACCGGCGCCACCTTCGTCTTCGTGACGCATGACCTGCAGGAAGCGATCACCCTGGCGGATCGCGTCGTGGTCATGTCCGGTCGGCCCGGACGTCCAAAGCTTGTCGTGGATATCGATCTGCCGCGTCCCCGCGACGTCATCGACATCCAGTCCAATCCTGCCTTTGGAGCTTATGTCAAAGAGCTCTGGGCAGCCTTGGACGTGCATTGAGGGAGCGGGTGGCATGAGCGCGGGCACCAGCTTTTCAGGTAGCACACATCGCAAACGGGTACTCTCTGGCGATGTCTTTCTCCAGTTCGGTCTGGCCATCGTTGCCGTCGCCGCTTGGGAATTCATCGCGCGGAGCTTTGGCACCGAATTCTGGACGAGCAGCCCAAGTGCGGTCGCGGCTGAGCTTGGGCGGTGGGCGGCATCCGGTCAACTTGCGATCGATCTGCAGCTTACGTTGACTGAAGCTGGCGTAGGCTTCGTCATCGGCAGCCTTGCCGGTGGATTGATCGGCTTTATTCTGGGGTGGATGAGACGTCTGGGCGATCTATTTGAGCCGTTTATCCTTTCGCTATACACGTTGCCAAAGATCGCACTTGCTCCTCTTTTTGTTCTCTGGTTCGGGATCGGCGCAACGAACAAGATCATGTTCGCGGCGATGCTCGTATTCTTCATGGTCTTCTTCACGACATACCAGGGCACTCGCCAGGTCGACCGCGATCTCGTCGAGAACGCACGCCTCCTTGGCGCCGGCAAGTTGGATATCTGGACGAAGATCGCCATTCCCTATTCAGCGGTTTGGATCTTTACCGGTATCCGCATCGGGCTTCCCTATGCGCTGATCGGCGCGATCGTCGGCGAATTCGTCGCGGCGGAAGCCGGCGTGGGATTCCGGATCAAAGAGGCGACGTCGTTCTTCAACACGGCCGCCGTCTTTGCCGGGCTGATCGTGTTGATGGTCATCAGCCTCGTTCTGCTCGGCCTGTTGAAGGTCGTGGAAAGCCGTGCGCTCGCCTGGCAGAGCGCAGGCAACCGTGTGAGCGCGGGAGACCCCGCATGACCAGCCATCTTGAAACAGAGCACCCGCTTCGCCTTCGCGCGTCACACGGTGCCGAATAGCAGAGCCACAGTTCACAAAGGTTTTATGTCGTCTTATGAAGCCGAGCTCGACATTTGATTTCAACGATATCCTGCGAGCAGGCGACACGATTGCTTGGCCACAGGGGTCAGGTGAGCCGCGGGGATTAACCCGGCGTCTTGTGGAAACGCGGCATAGCCTGCCGCCCGTGCGCCTGTTC
Encoded here:
- a CDS encoding ABC transporter permease; translation: MSAGTSFSGSTHRKRVLSGDVFLQFGLAIVAVAAWEFIARSFGTEFWTSSPSAVAAELGRWAASGQLAIDLQLTLTEAGVGFVIGSLAGGLIGFILGWMRRLGDLFEPFILSLYTLPKIALAPLFVLWFGIGATNKIMFAAMLVFFMVFFTTYQGTRQVDRDLVENARLLGAGKLDIWTKIAIPYSAVWIFTGIRIGLPYALIGAIVGEFVAAEAGVGFRIKEATSFFNTAAVFAGLIVLMVISLVLLGLLKVVESRALAWQSAGNRVSAGDPA
- a CDS encoding ABC transporter ATP-binding protein, whose protein sequence is MSVYRLQSSPMKAAPVRPVAFDFDGVVARFGALHAMGPTTLSVRQGEFLAVVGPSGCGKSTLLNMVAGTLSPAEGVVRYKGEEVTAINHDVGYITQKNFCLPWRTVEANVRLPLEFRRIPKDETERRVRVAIDKVGLGGFEKAYPRQLSGGMLQRVMIARTLAYEPDIYLMDEPFGSLDAQLRTRMHGELLKLWQDTGATFVFVTHDLQEAITLADRVVVMSGRPGRPKLVVDIDLPRPRDVIDIQSNPAFGAYVKELWAALDVH